A region of Sugiyamaella lignohabitans strain CBS 10342 chromosome A, complete sequence DNA encodes the following proteins:
- the HRR25 gene encoding serine/threonine protein kinase HRR25, with protein MGIGRRGNQVNVIDFGLAKKFRDPRTYMHIPYRENKNLTGTARYASINTHLGVEQSRRDDLESLAYVLIYFCRGSLPWQGLKAQTKKEKYDRIMEKKMTTSTEALTRGLPCEFTIILNYARSLTFDDKPDYLYLHRVVRELFNRQGYQYDYVFDWTIYKHHQQKQAENNGANGSNAKNNNGGTGGAGAGATGGASVTNNGNAAALPSSSQPKLLGGPSQSGQAVNQSSSAQAQAQAQAQAAQAQVQAQAQAQMAQAQAQLQAQAQLQRQQQVLAGNGQGHVSHPSSSNLHNEATGGYYRGYDDSMARYNKSGSPQEQGGQAHPQAKRQDSDPLIDALQLGNQAWL; from the coding sequence ATGGGCATTGGCCGGCGGGGAAACCAGGTCAATGTCATTGATTTCGGGCTCGCTAAGAAGTTTAGAGACCCTAGAACGTATATGCATATTCCGTACCGAGAGAACAAGAACTTGACTGGTACTGCACGATATGCCAGTATCAACACCCATTTGGGTGTCGAACAGAGCCGGAGAGACGATTTGGAGAGTCTGGCCTATGTTCTGATTTACTTTTGTCGCGGTTCTTTGCCGTGGCAAGGACTCAAAGCACAGAcaaagaaggagaaataCGATCGCATcatggaaaagaaaatgaccACATCGACCGAGGCTTTGACAAGAGGATTACCCTGCGAATTTACTATAATCCTCAATTACGCGCGATCGCTGACTTTCGACGATAAACCCGATTATCTGTATCTTCACCGAGTTGTCAGAGAACTGTTTAATCGTCAAGGGTACCAGTATGATTATGTGTTTGACTGGACTATTTATaagcatcaccagcagaaacagGCGGAAAACAACGGTGCTAATGGCAGTAATGCCAAAAATAACAATGGAGGCACTGGCggagcaggtgctggtgctactggaGGTGCTTCTGTTAccaacaatggcaatgcAGCTGCCTTGCCATCCAGTTCGCAACCAAAGTTGTTAGGTGGACCGAGTCAATCCGGGCAAGCTGTGAACCAGTCTTCAAGTGCACAGGCAcaggctcaagctcaagctcaagcagCTCAAGCACAGgttcaagctcaagctcaagcacaAATGGCACAGGCTCAAGCGCAACTTCAAGCCCAAGCTCAATTGCAACGTCAGCAACAGGTTCTGGCCGGTAACGGACAAGGACACGTGAGCCACCCGTCGTCGTCGAATCTCCACAATGAGGCCACCGGAGGATACTACCGGGGTTACGACGACAGCATGGCCCGATACAACAAATCCGGGTCACCTCAAGAACAGGGTGGCCAGGCACATCCACAAGCCAAACGCCAGGACAGTGACCCGCTGATTGACGCTCTCCAGCTCGGCAACCAGGCCTGGTTGTAG
- the MSS4 gene encoding 1-phosphatidylinositol-4-phosphate 5-kinase (Phosphatidylinositol-4-phosphate 5-kinase; involved in actin cytoskeleton organization and cell morphogenesis; multicopy suppressor of stt4 mutation; GO_component: GO:0005634 - nucleus [Evidence IDA] [PMID 9624177]; GO_component: GO:0005886 - plasma membrane [Evidence IDA] [PMID 9624177]; GO_function: GO:0016308 - 1-phosphatidylinositol-4-phosphate 5-kinase activity [Evidence IEA]; GO_function: GO:0016308 - 1-phosphatidylinositol-4-phosphate 5-kinase activity [Evidence IDA] [PMID 9624177]; GO_function: GO:0016308 - 1-phosphatidylinositol-4-phosphate 5-kinase activity [Evidence IDA] [PMID 9624178]; GO_function: GO:0005524 - ATP binding [Evidence IEA]; GO_function: GO:0016301 - kinase activity [Evidence IEA]; GO_function: GO:0000166 - nucleotide binding [Evidence IEA]; GO_function: GO:0016307 - phosphatidylinositol phosphate kinase activity [Evidence IEA]; GO_function: GO:0016740 - transferase activity [Evidence IEA]; GO_process: GO:0031321 - ascospore-type prospore assembly [Evidence IGI] [PMID 19502581]; GO_process: GO:0046488 - phosphatidylinositol metabolic process [Evidence IEA]; GO_process: GO:0046854 - phosphatidylinositol phosphorylation [Evidence IDA] [PMID 9624177]; GO_process: GO:0046854 - phosphatidylinositol phosphorylation [Evidence IDA] [PMID 9624178]; GO_process: GO:0016310 - phosphorylation [Evidence IEA]), which produces MKVSIRSGGCYCVFTPANKLGIKQVVAAPLTQGSVHKVTYGPNYCPSSEGKYYEVSAALLSQRPANTLGIKQVVTAPLTQGPVHKVPRRPVLSDIQRLNSVAKVDVCEQQDRRRSARPFDFPSPLDSSVSVESNETLYEPTSWKHTKAIDIVGEHTTCEELNNTCSAPIDQDDDKCSKWSFESGNEAAFICHQIQNAWSEVNTEAAWTSLAASWALPDCPIEIDEASPSIDSHCDVTLVESHLKTSSSTLAGPEDSNHSLSVAETTSAKVDDQTPCAIADAPTTEGSCSIDSLDADVVNLSKGLPQSIVSGSLQADPESELLKTAPLAPSSEPIAQTTSDDLVIPVEGFDKSKTSLFLTRVKAKMASFTGIGAPISRSTLMFNGVQTATYANPPPCSQESLTKANKTYRLDGGAFIKAYSPIVYHYIRTLCGIDYQEFLNSFVLHSDLTKTKSPGKSGSDFLFTPDGKYIIKTIKRKEHKVISNVDFLGDYYNHIKAHPSTQLPFYLGNYTLLADGKKTHFVVMKNLLQKETELIYDLKGSSHGRHAGPRKDNRGRVVFKDLDWIDKNEAISMTQEDRDKLMVQVSKDVDLLMRHNIMDYSLLVGLQTDTGTCEQRPVIGMIDTLCPFGWRKRAENLSKSLFLGASAIDVVHPEKYGTRFLNFVQSAVIPGPGRSVSTHC; this is translated from the coding sequence ATGAAGGTAAGTATTCGAAGTGGTGGCTGCTATTGTGTCTTTACACCTGCTAACAAGTTAGGTATTAAGCAGGTCGTTGCTGCTCCTTTGACTCAGGGCTCTGTCCACAAGGTCACCTATGGACCCAATTATTGTCCATCTAGTGAAGGTAAGTACTACGAAGTGTCTGCTGCTCTTTTGTCTCAACGTCCTGCTAACACCTTAGGTATTAAGCAAGTTGTTACTGCTCCTTTGACTCAGGGCCCTGTCCACAAGGTCCCCCGTCGTCCTGTCTTGAGTGACATCCAACGTCTTAACTCTGTGGCCAAAGTTGATGTCTGTGAACAACAGGACCGTCGTCGTTCTGCGAGACCCTTTGATTTTCCTTCCCCTCTTGACTCTAGTGTCTCAGTTGAATCAAATGAGACCCTCTATGAGCCCACTTCTTGGAAACACACCAAGGCCATTGACATTGTTGGTGAACACACTACCTGTGAAGAGTTGAATAACACTTGCTCTGCTCCCATTGATCAGGATGATGACAAGTGTTCTAAGTGGTCTTTTGAGTCTGGAAACGAGGCTGCCTTTATCTGCCACCAGATTCAAAATGCCTGGTCCGAGGTGAACACTGAGGCTGCCTGGACTTCGCTTGCTGCCTCTTGGGCATTACCTGATTGCCCTATTGAGATTGATGAGGCTTCCCCTTCCATTGACTCCCATTGCGATGTAACATTGGTTGAGTCCCATTTGAAGACCTCTAGCAGCACTTTGGCTGGACCTGAGGACTCGAATCATTCCTTGAGTGTTGCCGAAACCACTTCTGCCAAGGTGGATGATCAGACCCCTTGtgctattgctgatgcCCCTACCACTGAGGGCAGCTGTTCAATTGACAGCCTTGATGCTGATGTAGTAAACCTATCCAAGGGATTGCCACaatcaattgtttctggtaGCCTTCAAGCTGACCCAGAGTCCGAGCTTCTCAAGACAGCTCCACTGGCTCCATCATCTGAGCCCATTGCTCAAACTACCTCTGACGATTTGGTCATTCCAGTTGAGGGATTTGACAAATCTAAAACATCATTGTTTTTGACAAGAGTCAAGGCTAAGATGGCTTCTTTTACAGGAATAGGGGCCCCTATTTCGAGATCCACTCTTATGTTCAATGGTGTTCAAACAGCTACCTATGCTAATCCTCCCCCTTGTAGCCAGGAATCCCTCACCAAGGCGAACAAGACATACAGACTTGATGGAGGTGCCTTTATTAAGGCCTACTCGCCTATTGTTTATCATTACATCCGCACTCTTTGTGGAATTGACTATCAAGAGTTTTTAAACTCGTTTGTTTTGCATTCTGATTTGACCAAGACTAAATCTCCCGGTAAATCTGGATCAgattttttgtttaccCCTGATGGCAAGTACATTATTAAGACCATCAAACGTAAAGAGCATAAAGTCATTTCTAATGTCGACTTTTTGGGCGATTACTACAATCATATCAAGGCCCACCCTAGTACTCAGCTCCCTTTCTATCTAGGAAACTACACTCTTCTTGCCGATGGAAAGAAAACACACTTTGTGgttatgaagaatttgcttcaGAAGGAGACTGAATTGATTTACGACCTTAAGGGATCAAGCCATGGCCGACATGCCGGGCCTAGAAAAGACAATCGTGGTCGTGTAGTGTTCAAGGACCTTGACTGGATTGATAAGAATGAAGCTATCTCCATGACTCAAGAGGACCGAGACAAGTTAATGGTTCAAGTTTCAAAGGATGTCGATTTGTTGATGCGACACAACATCATGGATTATTCATTGTTGGTAGGACTTCAGACGGACACTGGTACTTGTGAGCAACGCCCtgttattggtatgatTGATACCCTTTGCCCATTTGGTTGGCGCAAGAGAGCAGAGAACCTTTCCAAATCACTATTCCTGGGAGCCTCTGCTATCGACGTTGTTCACCCTGAGAAGTATGGAACGAGATTCCTCAATTTTGTTCAATCTGCCGTGATCCCTGGACCCGGCAGGTCAGTGTCTACTCATTGttaa
- the GLO2 gene encoding hydroxyacylglutathione hydrolase GLO2 (Cytoplasmic glyoxalase II; catalyzes the hydrolysis of S-D-lactoylglutathione into glutathione and D-lactate; GLO2 has a paralog, GLO4, that arose from the whole genome duplication; GO_component: GO:0005737 - cytoplasm [Evidence IEA,IEA]; GO_component: GO:0005737 - cytoplasm [Evidence IDA] [PMID 9261170]; GO_function: GO:0016787 - hydrolase activity [Evidence IEA,IEA]; GO_function: GO:0004416 - hydroxyacylglutathione hydrolase activity [Evidence IEA,IEA]; GO_function: GO:0004416 - hydroxyacylglutathione hydrolase activity [Evidence IDA,IGI,IMP] [PMID 9261170]; GO_function: GO:0046872 - metal ion binding [Evidence IEA]; GO_function: GO:0008270 - zinc ion binding [Evidence IEA]; GO_process: GO:0006750 - glutathione biosynthetic process [Evidence IEA]; GO_process: GO:0019243 - methylglyoxal catabolic process to D-lactate [Evidence IDA,IGI,IMP] [PMID 9261170]) produces MVTALVSVLGSLPDDTKVYPGHEYTASNLKFVKTVLNNEAVSKLDKFTAQNEQTTGAFTIGDEKQYNPFMMVDSPVIKKAVGLDDRVDVMHKLRELKNKM; encoded by the coding sequence ATGGTCACGGCACTTGTGTCTGTTCTAGGATCTCTCCCTGACGATACAAAGGTCTACCCTGGCCACGAATACACAGCTTCGAACCTCAAGTTCGTCAAAACCGTTCTCAATAACGAAGCCGTCAGCAAACTCGACAAGTTCACCGCGCAAAACGAACAGACCACCGGAGCCTTCACCATCGGTGACGAGAAGCAATACAACCCATTCATGATGGTCGATTCGCCCGTGATCAAGAAAGCAGTCGGTCTTGACGACCGGGTCGACGTCATGCACAAACTCCGCGAgctcaagaacaaaatgTAA
- the NPY1 gene encoding NAD(+) diphosphatase (NADH diphosphatase (pyrophosphatase); hydrolyzes the pyrophosphate linkage in NADH and related nucleotides; localizes to peroxisomes; nudix hydrolase family member; GO_component: GO:0005737 - cytoplasm [Evidence IDA] [PMID 11914276]; GO_component: GO:0005777 - peroxisome [Evidence IDA] [PMID 11361135]; GO_function: GO:0000210 - NAD+ diphosphatase activity [Evidence IEA]; GO_function: GO:0000210 - NAD+ diphosphatase activity [Evidence IDA] [PMID 11361135]; GO_function: GO:0016787 - hydrolase activity [Evidence IEA,IEA]; GO_function: GO:0046872 - metal ion binding [Evidence IEA,IEA]; GO_process: GO:0006734 - NADH metabolic process [Evidence IDA] [PMID 11361135]): MLTAARLRRVYSMVASSSVDIAATGAGAGAGGIPLGPVSRVYGPETKNFYSGNPLNRISFARDDYEFLDRALKHKGTRFLTLRDLDVSTRKLRPEQIVSAGSGHQIKSELAYLGYEDVKNIVGDPFSKPEKDQIKAWSSKRDAIGIGRVATVFLGIDESAPEATHVNYKHFRGQAYFAVDVTPERVTDSGLKSSVEQLLESKYTSSVSTTGAERSEEIDYEKAEHRNLRFGPRLSTESYALYAQARMYIDWNNRNKFCGGCGSRNMSVNGGTKLVCPSHDDGVELPFCETRGVVTNLSFPRTDTSIIVAVVNRSNDRILLGCGRRFPKGFYSCLAGFLEPAESIEDCVRREVYEESGVTVGRVHVHSTQPWPYPANIMVGCIAEVADDTPEASKIHLGHDPELLDAQWFTFDEVRKAVHRSKQPGYRFGATNDYPLNVPGPEAIANILIDAVVSTSSSLSKI, translated from the coding sequence ATGCTGACAGCTGCCAGACTGCGTAGAGTGTATAGTATGGTTGCGTCGAGTTCGGTTGATATAGCTGCTAccggtgctggtgccggtgCTGGTGGGATCCCATTGGGCCCGGTTTCAAGAGTGTACGGTCCGGAGACCAAGAATTTCTATTCGGGCAACCCGTTGAATCGGATCAGTTTTGCTCGGGACGACTACGAGTTTCTTGACAGGGCTCTTAAACACAAGGGGACTCGGTTCCTGACGCTGCGCGATTTAGACGTATCGACCCGCAAGCTCAGACCCGAGCAGATTGTTTCAGCGGGCTCGGGTCATCAGATCAAATCGGAGCTCGCGTACTTGGGTTATGAGGACGTGAAAAATATCGTTGGCGACCCGTTTTCGAAACCTGAGAAAGACCAGATCAAGGCTTGGTCGTCCAAACGAGACGCTATTGGTATTGGCCGTGTGGCCACGGTGTTCTTGGGAATCGACGAATCGGCTCCTGAAGCTACTCATGTTAATTATAAACATTTCCGGGGCCAGGCGTACTTTGCAGTCGATGTCACTCCAGAGAGAGTCACCGACTCGGGTCTGAAAAGCTCGGTTGAACAACTTCTGGAATCGAAATATACATCCAGTGTATCAactactggtgctgagaGGTCGGAGGAGATCGATTATGAGAAAGCTGAGCATCGCAATTTACGGTTTGGGCCTCGGTTATCGACCGAATCATATGCTTTATATGCTCAAGCAAGAATGTATATCGATTGGAACAACCGCAACAAGTTCTGTGGCGGGTGTGGCAGTCGTAATATGAGTGTCAATGGCGGTACTAAACTTGTATGTCCGAGTCATGACGACGGAGTCGAGCTGCCGTTTTGCGAGACTCGTGGTGTAGTGACTAACCTGTCGTTTCCTCGTACTGATACCTCGATTATTGTTGCTGTAGTCAACCGATCGAACGACCGTATTTTGCTGGGATGCGGAAGACGATTTCCTAAGGGATTCTATTCATGTTTAGCCGGTTTTCTTGAGCCTGCCGAGTCTATTGAAGACTGTGTTCGTCGGGAAGTGTATGAAGAATCGGGCGTTACTGTAGGCCGAGTTCATGTCCATTCGACCCAACCATGGCCCTATCCTGCTAATATCATGGTGGGATGTATTGCCGAGGTCGCTGACGACACCCCTGAAGCGTCTAAAATCCATTTGGGCCACGACCCTGAACTACTCGACGCTCAATGGTTCACTTTCGACGAGGTCCGTAAGGCCGTTCACCGGTCTAAACAGCCCGGCTACCGTTTTGGCGCCACTAACGACTACCCTCTCAATGTACCTGGTCCCGAGGCCATTGCCAACATACTCATCGACGCTGTCGTGTCCACCTCGTCGTCTCTGTCCAAGATATAA
- a CDS encoding glycerophosphoryl diester phosphodiesterase (predicted), with translation MLDIKRTNEPWVIPKIVEDLKKVNSDLDFWGRRMVLGIWRWDVLESANSSCPTLPVLHIGFSRSLARKFLAQSQVVGISLNVVSLNVPGGSSLIHEAKQLGKLTYAWTVNQKPAMKWAASMDLDGIITDHPDVYAKFIGDVTEKEIETIYAVKEPSAFYTFSEKMSYRLKFAVMWMWVFYLQVSDFFFPSAKGPF, from the coding sequence ATGCTAGATATTAAACGAACTAACGAACCCTGGGTCATTCCTAAAATCGTCGAGGACCTAAAAAAAGTCAATTCGGACCTCGATTTCTGGGGCAGACGCATGGTTCTGGGTATCTGGAGATGGGACGTACTTGAGAGCGCCAACTCCAGCTGTCCTACATTACCAGTTCTCCATATCGGTTTCTCGAGATCGCTGGCTCGCAAGTTTCTTGCTCAGAGCCAGGTCGTCGGTATTTCTCTGAACGTGGTTTCTTTGAATGTTCCTGGTGGAAGTTCGCTGATACACGAAGCCAAACAGCTCGGAAAACTGACGTACGCATGGACTGTCAACCAGAAACCGGCTATGAAATGGGCCGCCTCGATGGATCTCGACGGTATCATTACCGACCACCCCGACGTCTACGCCAAATTCATCGGCGATGTCACCGAAAAAGAGATCGAGACCATCTACGCCGTCAAAGAACCGTCGGCGTTCTACACCTTCTCGGAGAAAATGAGCTACCGCCTCAAATTCGCGGTCATGTGGATGTGGGTCTTCTACCTACAGGTGTCggacttcttcttcccaTCGGCTAAAGGCCCTTTTTAG
- the SEC63 gene encoding protein-transporting protein SEC63, whose product MSDSRYSYDDNGEVWPYFAATLLGVVLVPMTGLAVVGSGSSSGDQQQQQKVGGTSGKKGDSKTKEKSEFKPRNYKQLSKFRSSRKSLFTAYNGLIAAGWLVMAGLVYIIIQQRILSASDTSKVTFDPYEILGVSYSASEKEIKSVYRKLSVKLHPDKIKASDLANQTREFFEARYVDITKAYKALTDETVRDNFLKYGHPDGPQQTSHGIALPKFLVEGKGSPIVIALYSSVVGILLPLLVGSWWAGTAIYTKTGIRQTTAGKFFEICAKDQPHFITYDRILEILAQSEELELIGKANKGKLGALNSKQIKQVLEDYLNRRETNEKDIDVDTQLEIVSVTPLLLDGLLDISSAFKSATLCQRVIEVKRCIVQAVPFKDQSHGEFLQIPGVQLDTKAKDSSSASSSSWEKSLSSTELEAARQIPKLHFLNAYFKVPGESVVPPNAQAHLIIKFAVTPLGGSSKPPKPEEFDPVLLEDPVDDDETSKVLREPLHTNDLPPVIPYASAPYFPGVYRPNWYGFIVNEKDNKIIDGPAELTRLSYQNLSLSDKDISSKSADNKLAVATFKIQLTTATPPFPGTFSFKLMLLSSGYFGTDIIESVKMTVENPPAVAETTAQDDEDDISEPEEDSVAGALSQMRGGSVKKRAPTSSSTTTDKNDDDEDESSDDEEDLTDIDTDTEDEEDLDDEDSDAKKNK is encoded by the coding sequence ATGAGTGATTCGCGGTATTCGTATGATGATAATGGCGAGGTATGGCCGTATTTTGCTGCTACTTTACTCGGAGTAGTGCTGGTTCCGATGACAGGACTGGCGGTTGTTGGCAGtggaagcagcagtggagaccagcaacaacagcagaaagTTGGAGGAACCAGTGGCAAAAAAGGCGATTCAAAGACTAAAGAAAAGTCAGAATTCAAACCTCGTAATTATAAACAACTTTCCAAGTTCAGAAGCTCGAGGAAATCGCTGTTTACTGCGTATAATGGATTGATTGCAGCCGGCTGGTTAGTCATGGCAGGACTCGTTTATATCATCATTCAGCAACGCATTTTATCTGCTTCAGACACATCCAAAGTGACGTTTGATCCGTATGAGATTCTCGGAGTATCATATTCAGCaagtgaaaaagaaatcaaatcGGTTTACAGAAAACTGTCAGTGAAGCTCCATCCTGACAAGATCAAGGCATCGGATCTGGCGAACCAGACACGAGAATTCTTCGAAGCTCGTTATGTCGACATCACCAAGGCATACAAAGCATTGACTGACGAGACAGTTCGTGACAACTTTCTCAAATATGGCCATCCAGATGGTCCTCAACAGACGTCTCATGGTATAGCATTGCCTAAATTCTTGGTCGAAGGTAAGGGCTCACCAATTGTAATTGCTCTGTACAGTTCGGTGGTAGGCATTCTATTACCTTTGTTAGTCGGATCATGGTGGGCTGGTACAGCCATTTATACCAAAACAGGAATCCGACAGACCACTGCTGGCAAGTTTTTCGAGATCTGTGCCAAGGACCAGCCTCATTTCATCACCTATGACCGAATCCTCGAGATTCTCGCTCAAAGtgaagaacttgaacttATTGGAAAAGCCAACAAAGGAAAACTCGGTGCTTTAAACagtaaacaaatcaaacagGTTTTAGAGGATTACTTGAATAGACGTGAGACGAATGAGAAAGATATTGATGTGGATACTCAGTTAGAAATCGTCAGTGTAACACCTCTTCTTTTAGATGGTCTTCTTGACATTTCATCGGCATTTAAATCGGCCACTTTGTGTCAACGAGTCATTGAAGTCAAGCGTTGTATTGTTCAAGCTGTTCCATTCAAGGATCAATCACACGGTGAATTTTTACAGATTCCTGGTGTGCAATTGGATACTAAAGCCAAAGACTCGtcatcagcttcttcttcctcttgggagaaatcattatcatcgACTGAACTGGAAGCTGCTAGACAGATTCCTAAATTGCATTTCCTGAATGCATATTTCAAGGTTCCTGGTGAGAGCGTGGTGCCTCCTAATGCGCAAGCACATCTGATAATCAAGTTTGCCGTGACTCCACTTGGCGGGTCATCAAAACCTCCTAAACCGGAAGAATTTGATCCGGTGCTTTTAGAGGATCCTgttgacgacgacgagACATCGAAAGTGCTGCGAGAGCCATTACACACGAACGACCTGCCTCCTGTGATTCCATATGCCAGTGCACCATACTTCCCTGGTGTGTACCGACCAAACTGGTACGGATTCATTGTCAACGAAAAAGATAACAAAATCATCGACGGACCAGCCGAGCTGACCCGTCTATCGTACCAGAACCTGTCACTTTCTGACAAGGACATTTCGAGCAAGTCCGCCGATAACAAGCTGGCCGTCGCTACATTTAAGATCCAGCTGACCACTGCCACACCTCCATTCCCCGGCACCTTTTCTTTCAAGCTCATGCTTCTGTCGAGCGGATACTTTGGCACCGATATCATTGAATCTGTAAAAATGACGGTCGAGAACCCGCCAGCCGTTGCTGAAACCACTGCAcaagacgacgaagacgataTCTCTGAGCCCGAAGAAGACTCTGTCGCCGGAGCGCTCTCTCAAATGAGAGGAGGTTCAGTCAAAAAGCGCGCTCCCACCTCTTcatccaccaccaccgacaaaaacgacgacgacgaagacgagtcctctgacgacgaagaagacctTACCGACATCGACACCGACACcgaggacgaagaagaccTCGACGACGAGGACTCGGACgctaaaaaaaacaagtaA